In the genome of Pelobacter seleniigenes DSM 18267, one region contains:
- the tatB gene encoding Sec-independent protein translocase protein TatB, producing MFGIGMTEMMLIAALALIVIGPKKLPDLARSLGRGFAEFKRATNELKTTFETEMNAEEKRHQKTTLSPEEQTEYVAAAESTRLGVIDQEPAAPTGDVVDTDREQAAPAATVEADEEHKPHV from the coding sequence ATGTTCGGAATCGGGATGACGGAAATGATGCTCATTGCCGCGCTGGCGTTGATTGTCATCGGTCCGAAAAAATTACCGGATTTGGCGCGCTCACTCGGGCGTGGCTTTGCTGAATTTAAAAGAGCGACCAATGAGTTGAAAACAACCTTTGAAACGGAAATGAACGCCGAAGAGAAACGCCACCAGAAAACCACCCTCTCTCCGGAAGAGCAGACGGAGTATGTTGCCGCTGCGGAATCAACTCGGCTGGGTGTGATCGATCAGGAGCCCGCTGCCCCGACCGGCGATGTGGTCGACACGGACCGGGAACAAGCTGCTCCGGCAGCGACTGTTGAGGCAGACGAGGAGCACAAGCCGCATGTCTGA
- a CDS encoding sigma-54-dependent transcriptional regulator gives MTDHSPAGKILVIDDDRALCELLEEDLSRRGHQVWTALEVGVARALVHEQEIDVVLTDLNMPGVNGIDFCAELHSNRPDLPVVIMTAFGSLETATAALRAGAYDFVTKPVDLDLLSISLGRALQHRYLQERVRLLKDQVRRQQADDELLGESPALNTIKQQIIRIADLDTSVLISGESGTGKELVARALHRQSRRSDGPFVAINCAALPENLLESELFGHVRGAFTDAREGRKGLFVEASGGTLLLDEIGEMPLALQPKLLRVLEDHKVRPLGGSNEIDCDVRVLAASHRDLSEAVARGSFRNDLFYRLNVIQLELPPLRERGNDILLLAHSFIQDLGKRFNKSVTGLAQPAAACLLAYDWPGNIRELRNVVERALALTLHDRITVEDLPEQIRHPGGSTPLPPSLVEAGNILPLEEMERRYIHQVLEQLDGNRTLAARLLGVDRKTLYRKLKED, from the coding sequence ATGACAGATCATAGCCCGGCTGGAAAAATCCTTGTCATAGACGATGACCGCGCACTCTGCGAGCTGCTTGAAGAAGATCTCAGCCGGCGTGGTCATCAGGTCTGGACCGCGTTGGAGGTCGGCGTGGCGCGTGCTCTTGTCCACGAACAGGAGATCGATGTGGTGCTGACCGACCTGAATATGCCAGGGGTCAACGGGATCGACTTCTGTGCCGAACTGCACAGTAATCGTCCCGATCTGCCGGTAGTCATCATGACCGCTTTTGGCAGTCTGGAGACAGCCACCGCTGCGTTACGCGCCGGAGCCTACGATTTTGTCACCAAGCCGGTCGATCTTGATCTGCTCAGCATTTCGTTGGGGCGCGCCCTGCAACATCGCTATCTGCAGGAACGGGTCCGGCTGCTCAAGGATCAGGTGCGCCGGCAGCAGGCGGATGACGAACTGCTGGGGGAAAGTCCGGCCCTGAATACCATCAAGCAACAGATTATCCGTATTGCCGATCTTGATACCTCGGTCTTGATCAGCGGGGAAAGCGGCACCGGCAAGGAACTGGTTGCGAGAGCGTTACATCGGCAGAGCCGCCGCAGTGACGGACCCTTTGTCGCGATCAACTGTGCCGCGTTGCCGGAAAACCTTCTCGAAAGCGAATTGTTCGGTCATGTCCGCGGCGCTTTCACCGATGCCCGGGAAGGTCGTAAGGGGCTGTTCGTGGAAGCCTCCGGCGGCACCCTGCTGTTGGATGAAATCGGTGAGATGCCGCTGGCGCTCCAACCCAAATTATTGCGGGTGCTGGAAGATCATAAAGTTCGGCCGCTGGGCGGCAGCAACGAGATCGATTGTGATGTCCGCGTGCTGGCGGCCAGCCATCGCGACCTGAGCGAAGCCGTGGCCCGGGGCAGTTTCCGCAACGATCTGTTTTACCGGCTCAATGTCATTCAGCTCGAATTACCCCCCCTGCGTGAGCGCGGCAACGATATCCTGCTGCTGGCGCACAGCTTTATTCAGGATCTCGGCAAGCGCTTTAATAAATCCGTTACCGGGTTGGCGCAACCTGCCGCCGCCTGCCTGCTCGCCTATGATTGGCCCGGCAATATCCGCGAATTACGAAATGTTGTTGAACGCGCCCTGGCTTTGACCCTGCATGACCGGATCACGGTGGAAGATCTGCCCGAGCAGATCCGTCATCCGGGCGGAAGCACTCCGTTGCCTCCTAGTCTGGTCGAAGCCGGAAATATCCTGCCTTTGGAAGAGATGGAACGGCGCTATATTCATCAGGTCCTGGAACAGCTCGACGGTAATCGCACGCTGGCTGCCCGGCTACTGGGGGTGGATCGTAAAACCCTCTATCGCAAACTGAAGGAAGACTGA
- the mfd gene encoding transcription-repair coupling factor, protein MDPENQSDIRQATANSLLDGIRQNPQTLEVLGLHGSATAYLLARLLPEADRPLIILCSEQEQARQLVDELRFFSSRPTQIALLPHWEVNPYDPLSPHPELEANRIAALAAISTNRLKALVVPVRSLLQKVIPRQILDSISLQLLCEEEYERESLLETFLQLGYQPVPLVEERGSFAVRGDIIDLFPPDAAQPVRLDFYGDFIERMRPFDPLTQRTEAAPITRLELIPAREMILHGAFLETFAQNLKLRCDELAIPRSEREAIMTELREGILAPGRSFLLPLNFAALDSLADYLPQQRVVLIDPPAVEQAIDRFHREIRDGESRMREQGLIHVRRQDLYLEPDEVKPFLHSYGRLEFSQLQVLQLEDERQRYQFNCHGNGTLRAKPQGDKDGLEPLLELLHRNTQQGLKTLLVCYQRSQAERLRQLLLGHDIELTINLNQRLADIAAGEIGLTVGQVSSGFLLVNDKLNIICEEEIFGRRSHRRQKSGQQRARQLMASLAELKEGDFIVHTDHGIGRYLGLSHLVTGTIEGDFLHLQYAGNDKLYLPIDRIEKIQKYIGGEGYTPKLDKMGGQGWEKARIKARAAVEELARQLLELYAKRELRQGFAFSPPDQLFQEFEATFPHEETVDQLQAINDTLSDMQSAKPMDRLICGDVGYGKTEVALRAAVKAVLDNKQVAVLVPTTILARQHWESFRQRLADFPIRVEMVSRFRSSAENRKTLEAAAAGQVDILIGTHRLLQRDVRFKDLGLLIVDEEQRFGVSHKEKLKQLRAEVDILTLTATPIPRTLHMSMTGLRDLSVIETAPVDRLAIRTYVTRFDDELIRQAILRELKRGGQVYFVHNRVQTIAAMADQLRQLVPEAKVAVGHGQMAEKELEQVMLDFIEGRSNLLVASTIIENGLDIPRANTIIVNRADCFGLSQLYQLRGRVGRSDRRAYAYLLIPGEAALTRDARERLRVLQELTELGAGFRIASHDLELRGAGDLLGGKQSGPIAAIGFELYTELLEETIARLRGIAHQDRIDPEIRLGLSAFLPEKYLPDPNQRLQFYQRMAAAEDDEQLFDLIEEMRDRYGELPAAGETLVAVMQLRIRLKKLYIELLEYDGKRLNLQFHSATTVSPELIRKLILEQPAKYRLGADFKLSIELGRLKSPELLLAVKKELQEFF, encoded by the coding sequence ATGGACCCCGAAAATCAGTCGGATATTCGTCAAGCCACCGCCAACAGCCTGCTTGACGGTATCCGCCAGAACCCGCAAACCCTGGAAGTTCTTGGTTTACACGGTTCGGCCACAGCCTATTTGCTGGCCCGTCTGCTCCCGGAGGCCGACCGACCGCTGATCATCCTCTGCAGTGAGCAGGAACAGGCGCGGCAACTGGTTGACGAACTGCGCTTTTTTTCCTCCCGGCCGACCCAGATTGCCCTGCTGCCACACTGGGAGGTAAATCCCTACGACCCGCTGTCGCCCCACCCCGAACTGGAGGCCAACCGCATTGCGGCTTTGGCCGCCATCTCCACAAACCGGCTCAAAGCCCTGGTTGTCCCGGTCCGCTCCTTGCTGCAGAAAGTCATCCCCAGACAGATTCTGGACAGCATTTCCCTGCAGTTGCTCTGCGAAGAGGAGTATGAGCGGGAATCGCTGCTGGAGACCTTCCTGCAACTCGGCTATCAACCGGTCCCGCTGGTTGAGGAACGCGGTAGCTTTGCTGTCCGCGGCGACATTATCGATCTGTTTCCGCCGGATGCGGCGCAACCGGTGCGCCTTGATTTCTATGGCGACTTCATCGAACGGATGCGTCCGTTTGACCCGCTCACTCAGCGGACCGAAGCCGCACCCATCACCAGGCTGGAGTTGATCCCGGCCCGGGAAATGATCCTCCACGGTGCGTTCCTGGAGACTTTCGCCCAGAATCTCAAATTGCGCTGCGACGAACTGGCGATCCCGCGCAGCGAGCGGGAAGCGATCATGACCGAGCTGCGCGAAGGCATCCTGGCACCGGGGCGTTCGTTTCTCCTGCCGCTCAATTTTGCCGCGCTCGATTCCCTGGCCGATTACCTGCCCCAACAACGCGTTGTGCTCATCGATCCACCGGCGGTTGAACAGGCTATCGACCGGTTCCATCGAGAGATCCGTGATGGCGAGTCCCGGATGCGCGAGCAGGGGCTGATCCATGTCCGCCGTCAGGACCTTTACCTTGAACCGGATGAGGTCAAACCGTTCCTGCATAGCTACGGCCGCCTTGAATTTTCCCAGTTGCAGGTGCTGCAGCTCGAAGATGAAAGGCAGCGCTATCAGTTCAACTGTCATGGCAACGGCACCCTGCGGGCCAAGCCGCAGGGCGACAAGGACGGTCTGGAACCGCTCCTGGAGCTACTCCACCGAAATACACAGCAGGGCTTAAAAACACTGCTGGTCTGCTATCAGCGCAGCCAGGCCGAGCGACTGCGGCAGTTGCTTCTCGGCCACGACATTGAGCTGACCATCAACCTCAACCAGCGCCTGGCGGATATTGCCGCCGGGGAGATCGGGTTGACCGTGGGCCAGGTCAGCAGCGGCTTTTTGCTGGTCAATGACAAGCTCAACATCATCTGCGAAGAAGAGATCTTCGGCCGCCGCAGCCATCGCCGCCAGAAATCCGGTCAACAGCGCGCCCGACAGCTGATGGCCAGCCTGGCCGAGTTGAAGGAAGGCGATTTTATCGTCCATACCGATCACGGCATCGGCCGCTACCTGGGCCTGTCGCACTTGGTGACCGGCACCATCGAAGGCGATTTCCTGCACCTGCAGTATGCCGGCAATGACAAGCTTTACCTGCCGATTGACCGCATCGAAAAAATCCAAAAATATATCGGCGGCGAAGGCTACACCCCCAAACTTGACAAAATGGGCGGGCAGGGCTGGGAAAAAGCCCGCATCAAGGCCCGCGCCGCGGTGGAAGAACTGGCCCGCCAGCTGCTCGAACTCTATGCCAAACGGGAACTGCGCCAGGGGTTTGCATTTTCGCCGCCGGATCAGCTATTTCAGGAATTCGAGGCGACCTTTCCCCATGAGGAGACCGTCGACCAGTTGCAGGCCATCAATGATACCCTCAGCGACATGCAATCCGCCAAACCGATGGATCGGCTGATCTGCGGCGATGTCGGCTACGGGAAAACCGAAGTCGCCCTGCGCGCAGCGGTTAAGGCGGTGCTGGATAACAAGCAGGTTGCAGTCCTGGTCCCGACCACGATTCTGGCCCGCCAGCATTGGGAAAGTTTCCGCCAGCGGCTGGCTGACTTCCCGATCCGGGTCGAGATGGTTTCCCGGTTTCGCTCCAGCGCGGAAAATCGCAAGACTCTGGAGGCGGCAGCAGCCGGCCAGGTCGATATTTTGATCGGCACCCATCGCCTGCTGCAGCGGGATGTCCGCTTCAAGGACCTGGGCCTGCTGATTGTCGATGAAGAACAGCGCTTCGGCGTCAGCCACAAAGAAAAACTCAAACAGCTGCGCGCTGAAGTCGATATTCTGACCCTGACCGCAACACCGATCCCCCGCACCCTGCATATGAGCATGACCGGGCTGCGCGACCTGTCGGTCATTGAGACCGCACCCGTCGACCGGCTCGCCATCCGCACCTATGTCACCCGCTTCGATGACGAGTTGATCCGCCAGGCGATCCTCCGTGAGCTGAAACGCGGCGGGCAGGTCTATTTCGTCCACAATCGGGTCCAAACCATTGCCGCCATGGCCGATCAGTTACGCCAGCTGGTGCCGGAGGCCAAGGTCGCCGTCGGCCACGGCCAGATGGCAGAAAAAGAGCTGGAACAGGTCATGCTCGACTTCATCGAAGGACGCAGCAACCTGCTGGTCGCTTCGACCATTATCGAGAACGGCCTGGATATCCCCCGGGCCAATACCATTATTGTCAACCGGGCCGACTGCTTCGGGCTTTCCCAGCTCTATCAACTGCGTGGCCGGGTCGGCCGCAGCGACCGCCGGGCCTATGCCTATCTGCTGATCCCGGGAGAAGCGGCCCTGACCCGGGATGCGCGGGAGCGGCTGCGGGTTCTGCAGGAGCTGACCGAACTCGGTGCCGGCTTTCGGATCGCCAGTCACGACCTGGAACTACGCGGTGCCGGCGACCTGCTCGGTGGCAAGCAGTCCGGCCCCATCGCGGCTATCGGCTTCGAACTCTACACCGAGCTGCTGGAAGAGACCATCGCCCGACTGCGCGGGATTGCCCACCAGGATCGCATCGATCCGGAGATCAGACTCGGCCTGTCGGCCTTCCTGCCGGAAAAATACCTGCCCGATCCCAACCAGCGGCTGCAGTTTTACCAGCGCATGGCCGCGGCCGAAGATGACGAACAGCTGTTCGACCTCATTGAAGAGATGCGGGATCGCTATGGGGAGCTGCCGGCGGCAGGGGAAACCCTGGTCGCGGTCATGCAATTGCGAATCCGCCTGAAAAAGCTGTATATTGAGCTGCTCGAATACGATGGGAAAAGACTCAACCTGCAGTTCCATTCAGCCACAACCGTGTCCCCGGAGCTGATTCGTAAGCTGATCCTGGAACAACCGGCTAAATACCGCTTGGGCGCCGATTTTAAACTCAGCATTGAGCTTGGTCGGTTGAAAAGCCCGGAACTGCTGCTGGCCGTAAAAAAAGAATTGCAAGAATTTTTCTGA
- the nadA gene encoding quinolinate synthase NadA, which yields MTQNELKQQIRQLAEERDALLIAHNYQRDEIQEIADITGDSLALSMAAAKTDKTVIVFCGVHFMAESAAILAPGKTILLPRPDAGCPMADMVTAEGLHELKQQHPDATVVTYVNSSAAVKAESDVCCTSSNAISVARAQSAAKLLLVPDRNLGRYIAAHVPDKECIIWEGYCPTHDRLKTEEIVRIKGEHPDALFMAHPECRPDILELADHICSTSGMYEFARNNPAKKFIVGTENGILWRLKKENPDKEFILPSRSLICPNMKLTSLEDVLECLQKMEPRITVSEPIRAKAQGSLDRMLAAPRD from the coding sequence ATGACCCAAAATGAATTGAAGCAGCAGATCAGACAGCTGGCCGAAGAACGTGACGCCCTGCTGATTGCGCATAACTATCAACGTGATGAAATACAGGAAATCGCCGACATTACCGGTGACTCCCTGGCCCTCTCAATGGCAGCAGCTAAAACCGACAAAACGGTTATTGTTTTTTGCGGGGTCCATTTCATGGCCGAAAGCGCTGCCATCCTGGCCCCGGGAAAAACCATTCTTTTGCCGCGCCCGGACGCCGGTTGTCCGATGGCCGACATGGTCACGGCTGAGGGGCTACACGAACTGAAACAACAGCACCCCGATGCGACCGTCGTCACCTATGTGAATTCGTCGGCCGCGGTCAAAGCGGAAAGTGATGTCTGCTGTACCAGCTCCAACGCCATCAGCGTTGCCAGGGCTCAGTCGGCCGCCAAGCTGCTGCTGGTTCCTGATCGTAACCTGGGGCGCTACATCGCTGCCCATGTGCCGGATAAGGAGTGCATTATCTGGGAAGGCTATTGCCCGACCCATGACCGGCTGAAGACCGAGGAGATCGTGCGGATCAAAGGCGAACACCCGGATGCCCTGTTCATGGCTCACCCGGAATGTCGGCCGGACATTCTGGAGTTGGCCGATCACATCTGCTCCACCAGCGGCATGTACGAATTCGCCCGGAACAATCCGGCCAAAAAGTTTATCGTCGGTACCGAAAACGGGATTCTCTGGCGCTTGAAGAAGGAAAATCCGGACAAGGAATTCATTCTACCGAGCCGGTCACTGATCTGCCCCAACATGAAGCTGACCTCTCTTGAAGATGTTCTGGAGTGTCTGCAGAAAATGGAACCGCGGATTACCGTATCTGAGCCGATCAGGGCCAAAGCGCAGGGCAGTCTGGACCGAATGCTGGCCGCTCCGCGTGATTAA
- a CDS encoding response regulator has product MEAIHLDDRPHILLAEDDPELRELLRFVLVRAGYRVTVCGNGLQLLEQLEWAEEYDLVISDVRMPAFTGLEVLESQLDNPVRPPFICMTAFGDDLTYECARKLGATATIDKPFDLDRIIALAHTVCLRKEKKNLSLRSQK; this is encoded by the coding sequence ATGGAAGCAATCCACCTTGATGATCGACCCCACATCCTGCTGGCAGAAGATGACCCTGAATTACGGGAACTGCTCAGGTTTGTGCTGGTGCGTGCCGGTTATCGGGTGACGGTCTGTGGCAACGGTTTGCAGCTGTTGGAACAGCTTGAATGGGCTGAAGAATACGACCTGGTGATCAGTGATGTACGTATGCCCGCCTTCACCGGGCTGGAAGTATTGGAAAGTCAGTTAGACAATCCTGTTCGTCCGCCGTTCATCTGCATGACTGCTTTTGGGGACGATCTAACCTACGAATGTGCCAGAAAGCTGGGTGCTACGGCGACCATTGACAAGCCTTTTGACCTGGACAGAATCATTGCTTTGGCCCATACCGTTTGTCTCCGGAAAGAAAAGAAAAATCTGTCTTTAAGGAGTCAAAAATGA
- a CDS encoding SurA N-terminal domain-containing protein, translating into MNKRVLFILLIFGLCALPVSAKTLTKVAAVVNDEIITSYQLDQALKEALANIPDQNRLTSAQFDQLKAKTLHKLIGDKLVDQRIKELDLQVSEAELSAAIDDVRRKNNLTEEALQQALAAQGMTMASYRQKITKELLRYKLMGREVNHKVLVTSGEVRDYFREHIDDYRVQPKVHVKDIAYPIPAGASQQDLEKLQKQAELTRQLLLDGEDFDKVVAGQADIASGMDMGEVVEKDLAEPLQKILAGLTAGQISEPVQLNGKLHLFVIADRNPGDSHLFDRVKDKIEDTLRQQKAEARYQEWEQEIYDKAHIDIRI; encoded by the coding sequence ATGAATAAACGCGTGCTTTTCATTTTGCTGATCTTCGGGCTCTGCGCTTTGCCGGTCTCCGCCAAGACCCTCACCAAAGTTGCCGCCGTGGTCAATGATGAAATCATCACCAGTTACCAACTGGATCAGGCCCTGAAAGAAGCACTGGCGAATATCCCTGACCAGAACCGGCTGACCTCCGCCCAATTTGATCAGCTCAAAGCAAAAACCCTGCATAAACTGATCGGGGATAAACTTGTCGACCAGCGCATCAAAGAACTCGACCTGCAGGTCTCCGAAGCAGAGCTGAGCGCTGCCATTGATGATGTCCGCCGCAAAAACAACCTCACCGAGGAGGCTCTACAGCAGGCGCTGGCCGCCCAGGGGATGACCATGGCCAGCTACCGACAAAAAATCACCAAGGAGCTGTTACGCTATAAATTGATGGGGCGTGAAGTCAACCACAAGGTTCTCGTCACCAGTGGCGAAGTGCGTGATTATTTTCGGGAACATATCGATGACTACCGGGTCCAGCCCAAAGTTCATGTCAAGGATATCGCCTACCCGATTCCGGCTGGCGCCAGTCAACAGGACCTTGAGAAATTGCAGAAGCAGGCAGAGTTGACCCGCCAGCTGCTGCTGGACGGGGAAGATTTTGACAAGGTCGTGGCCGGCCAGGCCGATATCGCCAGCGGTATGGACATGGGCGAAGTGGTGGAAAAAGATTTGGCCGAACCACTGCAGAAGATTCTTGCCGGTCTGACTGCGGGACAAATCAGCGAACCGGTCCAGCTTAACGGCAAACTGCACTTGTTTGTGATCGCTGACCGCAATCCCGGGGATAGCCATCTGTTTGACCGGGTCAAAGATAAAATCGAGGACACGCTCAGGCAACAGAAAGCCGAAGCGCGCTACCAGGAATGGGAACAGGAAATTTACGATAAAGCTCACATCGACATCCGCATTTGA
- a CDS encoding sensor histidine kinase: protein MRLTIKITFAVLLGVALIFSTYSYFSIQREREQLKKNLSREARHIGEGLRVYVTELWQQKGEEAAIDFLQRANQAYSQVLVRWVWIQGNPPPQYQPRVPTDQLDDLLDEKTVALLAGSPDGRDFLLTYLPVVTKEGRIGAIELSESMDEMHDYVQESLRRSALVIGASIASGLLFMGVLGSIWIDRPMRKLRAQAERIGTGDFTTSVNLSGRDELSELSSTIEKMRGQLAEAREAEQLANAEKIEALEKLRHTERLATLGQLSAGMAHELGTPLNVIAGRAQLIRSSGMEAEDIDRSARIIGEQAERMTVIMRQLLSFARRGESRKQTVELNNLLGTIKPLLEPTAHKKKVALRVVEADQPVQVHADPGQLQQVLLNLALNGIQAMPDGGDILLSCFVALGVEPPENQRAKGQDWACLEVRDDGVGIDEETLRKIFDPFFTTKDIGQGTGLGLSIAYGIVEEHGGWIDVDSTPGSGSCFKVYLPRLSAADAV, encoded by the coding sequence ATGCGCCTGACCATCAAAATTACATTCGCGGTTCTGCTCGGCGTGGCCCTGATTTTTTCCACCTACAGTTACTTCTCGATCCAGCGCGAGCGTGAACAGCTGAAAAAAAATCTCAGCCGCGAAGCGCGCCATATCGGCGAAGGGCTGCGGGTCTATGTGACCGAACTCTGGCAACAGAAGGGGGAAGAGGCTGCGATCGATTTTTTGCAGCGGGCCAACCAGGCTTATTCCCAGGTGTTGGTGCGCTGGGTCTGGATTCAAGGGAATCCGCCGCCGCAATATCAGCCGCGCGTGCCGACGGATCAGCTGGATGATCTACTGGACGAAAAGACCGTTGCGCTGCTCGCGGGCTCCCCGGACGGGCGGGACTTTCTGCTGACTTACCTGCCGGTGGTGACCAAGGAAGGCCGCATCGGCGCTATCGAGCTGTCCGAATCCATGGACGAAATGCATGACTATGTGCAGGAGAGCTTGCGTCGATCGGCGTTGGTCATTGGGGCTTCGATTGCTTCCGGACTGTTGTTCATGGGGGTGCTGGGGAGTATCTGGATCGATCGGCCGATGCGTAAGCTGCGGGCCCAGGCGGAACGGATCGGCACCGGCGATTTTACCACCAGTGTCAATCTCTCCGGGAGGGATGAACTCTCTGAGCTGTCCAGCACCATCGAAAAGATGCGCGGACAACTGGCTGAGGCCCGCGAAGCAGAACAGTTGGCCAATGCGGAAAAGATCGAGGCCCTGGAAAAGTTGCGTCATACGGAGCGACTGGCGACCCTCGGTCAATTGTCGGCGGGAATGGCTCATGAACTGGGGACACCCCTCAATGTTATCGCCGGTCGTGCCCAGCTGATCCGCAGTTCGGGTATGGAGGCCGAGGATATTGACCGCTCGGCCCGGATCATTGGCGAACAGGCGGAGCGCATGACCGTGATCATGCGCCAATTACTCAGTTTTGCCCGGCGCGGAGAATCGCGCAAACAGACCGTCGAACTTAACAATCTGCTGGGGACAATCAAACCCTTGCTTGAGCCAACTGCGCATAAGAAGAAAGTTGCCCTGCGGGTGGTGGAAGCCGACCAGCCGGTCCAGGTCCATGCCGATCCAGGTCAATTGCAGCAGGTGCTGCTCAATCTGGCGCTGAATGGTATCCAGGCCATGCCCGATGGCGGCGATATCCTGTTGAGCTGTTTCGTCGCCCTCGGCGTTGAGCCCCCGGAAAACCAGCGTGCCAAGGGGCAGGACTGGGCATGTCTGGAGGTCAGAGACGACGGGGTCGGTATCGACGAGGAGACCTTGCGGAAGATTTTCGATCCATTTTTTACCACCAAGGATATCGGTCAGGGGACCGGTTTGGGCCTCTCCATTGCCTACGGGATCGTCGAAGAACACGGCGGCTGGATCGATGTTGACAGCACGCCAGGAAGCGGCAGCTGCTTCAAGGTTTATCTGCCCCGATTATCAGCAGCGGATGCGGTATGA
- the tatC gene encoding twin-arginine translocase subunit TatC yields MSEGMALTDHLVELRKRLVISAVAWLVAFLACYSYGERLFELIAAPVRRALPEGSSLVFINATEPFFTILKVSALAGLVVAFPVIIWQVWSFVAPGLYAHEKRFVIPFVLFSSLCFGCGTYFGFTLVFPMIFTFLVTYGTSVGGIQAMLSMGAYLTLATRLLIAFGLVFELPIVIFFLARMGIVDHKWLAKNRKYALLVAFIVGAVLTPPDVFSQASIALPFIVLYEIGIIVARLFGKKKVVAEDDEDEDVAENDPA; encoded by the coding sequence ATGTCTGAGGGAATGGCCCTGACCGACCATTTGGTTGAATTACGAAAACGCCTGGTGATCTCCGCCGTGGCCTGGCTGGTCGCTTTTCTGGCTTGCTACAGTTATGGGGAAAGGCTTTTTGAACTGATTGCTGCACCGGTTCGGCGAGCTTTGCCGGAGGGCAGTTCCCTGGTTTTTATCAATGCCACCGAGCCTTTCTTTACGATTTTGAAGGTCTCCGCCTTGGCCGGCCTGGTGGTTGCGTTTCCCGTTATCATCTGGCAAGTCTGGAGTTTTGTCGCTCCGGGGCTGTATGCCCATGAAAAGCGTTTTGTGATTCCCTTTGTGCTGTTCAGCTCGCTTTGTTTCGGCTGTGGGACCTATTTCGGGTTCACTTTGGTTTTCCCGATGATTTTCACTTTCCTGGTCACTTATGGAACCAGTGTCGGCGGGATTCAGGCGATGTTGTCCATGGGCGCTTACCTGACCCTGGCGACGCGCCTGCTCATTGCTTTCGGATTGGTCTTTGAACTGCCGATTGTGATTTTTTTCCTGGCCCGGATGGGGATCGTCGATCATAAGTGGTTGGCCAAGAATCGTAAGTATGCCTTGTTAGTGGCATTTATTGTCGGCGCGGTACTGACCCCGCCAGACGTTTTTTCTCAAGCCTCTATTGCCCTTCCGTTCATCGTCCTTTACGAAATCGGCATTATTGTCGCCCGCCTGTTCGGGAAAAAGAAGGTCGTCGCCGAAGATGATGAAGATGAGGATGTTGCAGAGAACGACCCTGCCTGA
- a CDS encoding peptidyl-prolyl cis-trans isomerase translates to MTLLKCLFGILTLILLGGLPACEKPQPPSPPLIEVGARQLSLEQFEREMALAYPDISGLPLKEQFLLKKQLVHQLIDRELILGEAARLDVKISPDEMDAALNEVRGSYSQDEFNELIRQEGKTLDSWLAALKLRLITAKVSTAILADQVKVADQEAEAYYLAHKEDYRRPVEIRARQMLFKTREDALDVLSMLDDGGDFAKLAEQYSLSPDHESGGELGYFSQGTLPREFDQVLFRLPVGQVSKPVESPYGIHLFLVESRRAAGLRPFAAVKDEITAMLVRQKEEDVFRQWLEKLRSTVRVKVNWNLLDPPQTDKNL, encoded by the coding sequence ATGACTCTGCTCAAGTGTCTGTTCGGCATCCTGACCCTGATCCTGCTCGGCGGGCTGCCGGCCTGTGAAAAACCACAACCGCCATCGCCCCCCCTGATCGAGGTTGGAGCACGACAATTGAGTCTGGAGCAGTTTGAGCGTGAAATGGCCCTGGCTTATCCCGATATCTCGGGACTGCCACTCAAGGAACAGTTTCTTCTCAAAAAACAGCTGGTCCATCAGTTGATCGATCGAGAACTGATTTTGGGTGAAGCCGCCCGCCTTGATGTCAAAATATCCCCTGACGAAATGGACGCCGCCCTGAACGAAGTCCGCGGCAGCTACAGTCAGGATGAGTTCAATGAGCTCATCCGTCAGGAAGGAAAAACCCTCGACAGCTGGCTGGCCGCACTGAAATTGCGGCTGATCACCGCCAAAGTCAGTACGGCGATTCTGGCTGACCAGGTGAAGGTTGCGGACCAGGAGGCCGAGGCGTATTATCTGGCCCATAAGGAGGATTATCGACGTCCGGTCGAGATCCGCGCCCGGCAGATGCTGTTTAAAACCCGCGAGGATGCACTCGACGTTTTGAGCATGCTCGATGATGGCGGCGATTTTGCCAAACTGGCCGAACAGTATTCGCTGTCTCCGGACCATGAATCCGGGGGGGAACTCGGCTATTTCTCCCAAGGAACCCTGCCCAGGGAATTCGATCAGGTCCTGTTCCGCTTACCGGTCGGCCAGGTCAGCAAGCCAGTCGAAAGCCCTTACGGCATTCACCTGTTTCTGGTCGAAAGCCGGCGGGCCGCCGGGCTGCGCCCGTTTGCCGCGGTCAAGGACGAGATCACGGCCATGCTGGTCCGGCAAAAAGAAGAAGACGTGTTCCGCCAGTGGCTCGAAAAGCTGCGCTCGACCGTCCGGGTCAAAGTCAACTGGAACCTGCTCGACCCGCCCCAGACAGACAAGAATCTTTAA